Proteins from a genomic interval of Symmachiella macrocystis:
- a CDS encoding rod-binding protein has protein sequence MISPISSGISNNIAASTQLQQTRQTVPDEKALEEKQAFQKFAAGTFYQTMIKSLRSTERETKYFNGGRAEKIFQGEFDQRIASSMAEEHGSPFAGPLFDQYSAIRNRESMFAAAAQSTSTSGANL, from the coding sequence ATGATTTCGCCCATTTCTTCCGGCATCTCCAACAACATCGCCGCCTCGACGCAACTGCAGCAAACGCGGCAGACGGTGCCGGATGAGAAAGCATTGGAAGAGAAACAGGCGTTTCAAAAATTCGCCGCGGGCACCTTTTATCAAACGATGATCAAATCGCTTAGAAGTACTGAACGCGAAACCAAATACTTCAACGGCGGACGAGCGGAGAAGATTTTTCAAGGCGAGTTCGACCAGCGGATTGCTTCGTCGATGGCCGAAGAACATGGCAGTCCCTTTGCCGGACCGTTGTTCGATCAATACTCCGCTATCCGGAACCGCGAGTCGATGTTTGCGGCGGCTGCTCAATCAACCAGCACTAGCGGAGCCAACCTATGA
- the flgK gene encoding flagellar hook-associated protein FlgK yields the protein MGLNSALAIAGRSLEVFTTGIEVAGNNISNANTPGYIRERLYLSPSQGTKKGALVVGGGVLVDGIRQEIDKYLETRIHTSSSDFYGSQQREDIYKQLEATVNELSDGDLSTGLNEFLGKIQDFANQPEVSAVAQIAVQQGVEFAREIADMRARFNDQRSSLGVKVTDLVNEANVLIDRIGELNRKITETEAGGLLNSDAGGLRTERYNAMNRLAEIIPIRAVERETGYFDIFVGPDHLVLQGEVQHLETEVSVDREAQVLNVKVEGSISDLPGTSGELNGVIDGRDQILGGFIDELDTYTQNIIFEFNKIHASGQGTEGFDSVAGTYSVEDTAASLDAAGLAFAPEHGSFEVIVENKLTGARETTTIQIDLDGINPGPNTSLDSLRTDLDAISNVTATLTPDRRLELEADSNYEIYFANDDSGTLAALGINTFFTGSSSSDIAVNQAVLEDTSKFAVAQGGGSGDGSNALKLAKFIENPVEALGQLNLDDYYDGMISELAQNSASETAVRQGFESFRNSLVTQKQQFSGVSLDEEAIKVMELQRSYQMAARLIGVIDELLSTLVSL from the coding sequence ATGGGACTGAATTCAGCATTAGCGATTGCGGGCCGTTCGCTGGAGGTGTTCACCACCGGCATCGAGGTCGCCGGCAACAACATCTCCAACGCCAACACGCCCGGTTATATCCGTGAGCGGTTGTACCTCAGTCCGAGCCAGGGGACCAAAAAAGGAGCCCTGGTCGTCGGCGGCGGTGTGCTGGTTGATGGCATCCGGCAGGAGATCGACAAGTATTTGGAAACCCGTATCCACACATCTTCGTCTGACTTTTACGGCTCGCAACAACGGGAAGACATCTACAAGCAATTGGAAGCGACCGTTAATGAACTTAGCGACGGCGATCTCTCCACGGGCCTGAATGAATTTTTGGGAAAAATACAGGACTTTGCCAATCAGCCCGAAGTCAGCGCCGTTGCCCAGATCGCGGTTCAGCAGGGCGTAGAATTCGCGCGGGAAATTGCTGACATGCGGGCGCGGTTCAACGACCAGCGCTCGAGCCTGGGCGTAAAAGTGACCGACTTGGTGAACGAAGCCAACGTGCTGATTGATCGCATTGGGGAACTGAACAGGAAAATCACCGAGACCGAAGCGGGCGGATTGCTCAATAGCGACGCGGGCGGATTGCGGACCGAGCGGTACAATGCGATGAACCGACTTGCTGAAATCATCCCGATCCGCGCCGTGGAACGCGAAACGGGTTACTTCGACATTTTCGTTGGCCCTGACCACTTGGTATTGCAAGGGGAAGTTCAGCATCTAGAAACCGAAGTGAGCGTTGATCGCGAGGCCCAAGTCCTGAACGTGAAAGTCGAAGGATCGATTTCAGATCTTCCCGGCACATCGGGCGAACTGAACGGAGTGATCGACGGTCGGGACCAAATCCTCGGCGGATTTATCGACGAACTCGATACGTATACGCAAAACATCATCTTCGAATTCAACAAGATCCACGCCTCGGGGCAGGGGACTGAGGGCTTCGATTCGGTCGCTGGGACCTATAGCGTGGAGGACACCGCTGCCAGTCTCGATGCGGCTGGCTTGGCCTTTGCACCTGAGCATGGCAGCTTCGAGGTGATCGTCGAAAACAAGCTCACCGGGGCCCGCGAAACAACAACCATTCAGATCGACCTCGACGGTATCAATCCCGGGCCCAACACATCGTTGGATAGCCTGCGAACCGATTTGGATGCCATTTCGAATGTGACTGCGACACTCACACCGGATCGGCGTTTGGAGCTTGAGGCGGATTCGAATTATGAAATCTATTTTGCCAACGACGATTCCGGAACGCTGGCCGCTTTGGGCATCAATACGTTTTTCACCGGATCCAGTTCATCGGACATCGCTGTCAACCAGGCAGTCCTCGAAGACACGTCCAAATTCGCGGTGGCCCAAGGAGGCGGCTCGGGCGATGGAAGCAACGCGCTCAAGTTGGCGAAGTTCATCGAGAATCCAGTCGAGGCTTTGGGGCAGCTGAATCTCGATGACTATTACGATGGCATGATTTCCGAATTGGCCCAAAACTCGGCTTCTGAAACGGCGGTCCGCCAAGGGTTTGAGTCATTTCGAAATTCATTGGTCACGCAAAAGCAGCAGTTTTCCGGCGTCAGTCTCGACGAAGAGGCGATCAAGGTCATGGAGTTGCAGCGGTCTTATCAAATGGCGGCGCGGCTCATCGGTGTGATCGATGAATTGTTGTCAACGCTCGTTTCGTTATGA
- a CDS encoding flagellar basal body P-ring protein FlgI gives MNTLLRFAGLLSLTTLIVSAPLSSASGAVRVRDICTILGQEETQLTGLGMVTGLEGTGDSKFGPTYKALRTMLGSLNDRDPRKNAIDIKGLLGSKNVALVIVSATVPARGVKRGQKIDCMVTAVGSAKSLRGGQLVMTPLSDVRNEFTMAVAAGAVRIHGEESKTKGSISFGVEIKQNFTADVIYDIGDGGQRRPGFYLLLDPSRAGFQMASVVADSVNEDTKQEAASFGRRDIAGFDLQQRLARVRDAGTIAVAIPPTYREDPEAFIAIVLDVRIESATTEARVIVNKSTNTVVISGEVELSPVIVTHKGLKIEVTEDDVARIDAFVALVDDQPGQNGVAIASQDKKLAQLLGAMEQLKLPAADIIDVILSLEKSGRLHARVIVVE, from the coding sequence ATGAACACGCTCCTACGATTTGCCGGACTGCTCAGCCTGACGACGTTGATCGTCTCGGCCCCGTTGTCGAGCGCCAGTGGAGCCGTGCGTGTGCGTGATATTTGCACGATTTTGGGTCAAGAGGAGACACAACTGACCGGACTGGGAATGGTCACTGGTTTGGAAGGTACGGGAGACAGCAAGTTTGGCCCCACATACAAAGCCCTCCGCACGATGCTGGGTAGCCTCAACGATCGGGATCCGCGGAAGAATGCGATCGACATCAAAGGCCTGCTGGGTAGTAAAAACGTGGCGTTGGTGATTGTCTCGGCAACCGTTCCCGCGCGAGGCGTTAAACGAGGCCAAAAAATCGACTGCATGGTGACGGCGGTCGGGTCCGCTAAAAGCCTACGCGGAGGCCAATTGGTGATGACCCCGTTGAGCGACGTTCGCAACGAATTCACAATGGCGGTTGCTGCAGGGGCGGTTCGCATTCACGGGGAAGAATCCAAAACCAAAGGCAGCATCTCCTTTGGTGTGGAAATCAAACAGAACTTTACCGCAGACGTTATTTATGACATTGGCGACGGTGGACAAAGGCGACCGGGATTTTATCTCCTCTTGGATCCCTCGCGGGCCGGTTTTCAGATGGCCAGCGTGGTAGCCGATTCGGTGAATGAAGATACCAAGCAAGAAGCGGCGAGTTTCGGCCGTCGGGACATTGCCGGCTTCGACTTGCAGCAGCGTTTAGCGCGGGTCCGCGACGCGGGCACGATTGCCGTCGCAATTCCGCCGACATATCGGGAAGACCCGGAAGCGTTCATCGCCATCGTGTTGGATGTGCGGATCGAATCGGCGACGACCGAAGCACGCGTGATCGTTAACAAATCGACAAACACGGTTGTCATCTCCGGCGAGGTGGAATTGAGCCCCGTGATTGTGACCCACAAAGGACTGAAAATCGAAGTCACTGAAGACGACGTGGCACGCATTGATGCCTTTGTGGCGCTGGTCGATGATCAGCCGGGACAAAACGGTGTCGCCATCGCTTCGCAAGATAAAAAACTAGCACAACTGCTCGGGGCCATGGAACAACTCAAACTCCCCGCTGCGGACATCATCGACGTGATACTCAGCTTGGAAAAATCGGGCCGTCTGCACGCTCGGGTGATTGTTGTCGAATAA
- a CDS encoding flagellar export chaperone FlgN has product MNDRLLEATTLFMTQLEVVQGELSALMAEKRTAMTQIQGHDLARISADESVLITRLQKLLRERNRILEFAQERDLPSQSLLHLVKAIAQETRDELIARIEQAQQTAAQLRHESWVHWIISHRSFNHYTELIDLIAHCGQQSPTYHEGDDESHTGGALLDASI; this is encoded by the coding sequence ATGAACGACCGATTACTCGAAGCCACCACGCTGTTTATGACGCAGTTGGAAGTCGTCCAAGGTGAGCTATCAGCTTTGATGGCGGAAAAACGGACGGCCATGACGCAGATCCAGGGCCACGATCTCGCCCGCATCTCGGCCGATGAAAGTGTATTGATTACCCGATTGCAAAAACTGTTGCGCGAGCGAAATCGGATTTTAGAGTTCGCGCAAGAGCGGGATTTGCCATCGCAGTCGTTACTGCATTTGGTCAAAGCCATCGCGCAGGAAACGCGCGACGAGCTAATCGCACGGATCGAACAGGCACAGCAGACAGCTGCGCAGTTACGGCACGAAAGCTGGGTGCATTGGATCATTTCGCATCGCTCGTTCAATCATTACACAGAACTGATCGACTTGATCGCCCATTGCGGACAACAATCACCGACGTACCACGAAGGGGATGATGAGTCCCATACGGGCGGCGCATTACTCGATGCTTCGATATAA
- a CDS encoding HTTM domain-containing protein — translation MIERETIKRGGQRVAAAMTEFFTAPASAKPLAVFRIGLAAVLLAQAFTLAANVTDLFGRQGLIQWDVTYDGTDRSAMAWAYPHLSWFDGLFAALGLSETAGVYVMFSLYVTSLVFLLVGFKTRAACIATFALQLILSNSSPATVYGVDSFARVSLFYALWMPLGAVYSIDAILQRGGAVNSSAARIGLRFLQLHMALMYLASGIGKGMGAQWWNGEAIWRAVTMPELAQYDLMWLANYAWLPIFLGWATVILEVFYIVAVCSRRARLPIVLAVIGMHVGIALFLGLVSFASLMIMLNVSAFLIPSEPTGLKQTAASFDPQSVVAVAA, via the coding sequence ATGATTGAGCGTGAAACGATTAAACGTGGCGGCCAGCGGGTCGCTGCTGCAATGACCGAATTCTTCACGGCACCCGCCTCGGCAAAACCGTTGGCTGTGTTTCGTATCGGGTTGGCGGCGGTGTTGTTGGCACAGGCCTTTACCTTGGCGGCGAATGTGACCGATCTGTTTGGACGCCAGGGGTTGATTCAATGGGACGTCACCTATGACGGGACTGACCGCTCTGCGATGGCGTGGGCGTATCCACACCTGAGTTGGTTTGACGGGCTGTTTGCCGCATTGGGCTTGAGCGAGACAGCCGGGGTGTATGTGATGTTTTCGCTGTATGTCACGTCGTTGGTGTTTCTGTTGGTGGGTTTCAAAACCCGCGCAGCGTGCATTGCGACATTTGCGTTGCAGCTGATTCTGTCGAATAGCAGTCCGGCAACTGTTTATGGAGTCGATTCGTTTGCCCGAGTGTCATTGTTCTATGCCCTGTGGATGCCGTTGGGAGCGGTTTATTCCATCGATGCCATCCTGCAGCGCGGCGGAGCGGTGAACTCGTCAGCAGCGCGGATTGGCTTGCGGTTCCTGCAGTTGCACATGGCATTGATGTATTTGGCCTCGGGGATCGGAAAAGGCATGGGCGCGCAGTGGTGGAACGGCGAAGCGATCTGGCGGGCGGTGACGATGCCGGAACTCGCGCAATACGACTTGATGTGGCTGGCCAATTATGCGTGGCTGCCAATTTTCTTAGGTTGGGCAACAGTGATTTTAGAAGTCTTCTACATTGTCGCTGTTTGTAGTCGTCGCGCGCGGCTACCAATCGTATTGGCGGTGATCGGCATGCACGTGGGCATCGCGCTGTTTCTGGGGTTGGTGTCGTTCGCGTCGCTGATGATTATGCTCAACGTTTCGGCGTTTCTCATTCCCTCGGAACCGACCGGTTTGAAGCAAACCGCTGCTTCGTTTGACCCGCAATCGGTTGTCGCCGTAGCTGCTTGA
- a CDS encoding sulfatase family protein, with protein MPRILFLVGCLALGFPATVLAAERPPNLVLIMTDNHGPWTLGCYGNPDIKTPHIDRFAARGTLFLHAMANNAVCSPTRASVLTGLMPCQHGVHRFLSGPTQIGPEAYNTLEEFDTLPSILVQNGYVAGLCGKWHLGGEIEPHEGFSHWITKPAGSSAGFYDQRVIENGEIRTEPKYLTDLWTEHGVRFIQQNRDQPFFLFLSYNGPYGLGRAMREPIRNRHAADYADLPLDSFPRTEPQPWNHNYGSWIGDKQVIRKYAAEISGIDDGVGRIMQALDEQNLTENTLVVFMADQGLSGGHAGYWGMGDHTRPLTAFDWTMTIPLIFQWPGKVTAGHREERIVSNYDLLPTILSQLGLSAPTPSKLQRPGRDFSAMLRGESISWENEHFYEFENVRAIRTNRWKYIERIHQRPNELYDLVHDPQEHHNLYGDSDFADQVIPLRKRLYQFFEKHADPKWDLWRGGGTKTDLFTEKFFGIKNPYTPSQYLPDGPLPAYRAP; from the coding sequence ATGCCGCGTATCTTGTTTCTTGTGGGATGTCTCGCTCTCGGGTTCCCTGCCACGGTACTGGCCGCGGAGCGACCGCCGAATCTCGTCTTGATCATGACCGACAATCACGGGCCGTGGACGCTCGGTTGTTATGGAAACCCGGACATCAAGACGCCGCACATCGATCGGTTTGCGGCACGGGGAACGTTGTTCTTGCATGCGATGGCCAACAACGCCGTCTGTTCGCCGACGCGGGCGAGCGTGCTGACCGGTCTGATGCCGTGCCAGCACGGTGTGCATCGTTTCCTGTCCGGGCCCACGCAGATCGGCCCCGAGGCCTACAACACTTTGGAAGAGTTCGACACGCTCCCCAGTATACTTGTGCAAAACGGCTATGTCGCAGGGCTGTGCGGCAAATGGCATTTGGGAGGCGAGATCGAGCCGCACGAAGGCTTCTCGCATTGGATTACGAAGCCCGCGGGTTCCAGCGCAGGGTTTTACGACCAGCGGGTGATTGAGAATGGCGAAATTCGTACCGAGCCGAAATATTTGACCGACTTGTGGACAGAACACGGCGTCCGGTTCATCCAACAGAATCGCGATCAGCCGTTCTTTCTGTTCCTGTCGTATAACGGCCCCTACGGTCTGGGCCGCGCGATGCGGGAACCGATTCGCAACCGTCACGCGGCGGACTATGCCGATCTGCCCCTGGATTCATTCCCGCGCACGGAGCCGCAGCCTTGGAATCATAACTACGGCTCCTGGATCGGCGACAAGCAGGTGATCCGCAAATATGCGGCGGAGATCAGCGGCATCGACGACGGTGTGGGCCGCATCATGCAGGCACTCGACGAACAGAATCTGACGGAAAACACGTTGGTAGTGTTCATGGCTGATCAGGGACTATCCGGCGGACATGCCGGCTATTGGGGCATGGGAGATCATACGCGGCCGTTGACGGCGTTTGACTGGACGATGACGATCCCATTGATCTTTCAATGGCCGGGGAAGGTGACTGCCGGTCACCGCGAAGAGCGGATAGTCAGCAATTATGATCTCCTGCCAACAATCTTGTCGCAATTGGGGTTAAGCGCCCCGACGCCCAGCAAGTTGCAGCGGCCCGGCCGAGACTTCTCAGCGATGCTCCGCGGCGAATCGATCTCGTGGGAAAACGAGCATTTCTACGAATTCGAAAACGTGCGGGCGATACGCACGAACCGCTGGAAATATATCGAGCGGATTCATCAACGGCCGAACGAGTTGTACGATCTGGTTCATGATCCACAGGAACATCACAATCTGTACGGTGACTCCGATTTTGCGGATCAAGTTATTCCGTTGCGGAAACGTCTATATCAGTTTTTTGAAAAACATGCCGACCCCAAATGGGACCTCTGGCGGGGCGGCGGCACGAAGACCGATTTGTTCACCGAAAAATTCTTCGGCATCAAAAATCCGTATACCCCGTCGCAGTACCTGCCCGACGGCCCGTTGCCTGCTTATCGCGCCCCTTGA
- a CDS encoding flagellin N-terminal helical domain-containing protein, with product MSLGPILSGRIPNGMVASRLNSNIQEQTRMLAQLQEQISSGVRFQFASESPAAAVRTITLQKTLELQAQNQTNVQTSSSLLSASDQGLVTVSDALNQAKGLIVAGIGDSSTQSERDAMALEAASLKTQVLNAANTQFRGRFLFGGTATDSPPFTSQDTFVRYNGDQFNINSYADNNLLIANNLDGHSALGALTEPVGTDIDPVLTLDTRISNLQGGQGANLGELTITLDNTPETVTVDLSSAKTIQDVQAILENAFAGQPTTLTVAINASQDGLELTPSAGNIEVTEVGGGTTAAHLGIVSGPAASVTGGDLDPAITLGTNLADLNGGAGIGATAGNGLLITNGYKTQVVDISAAVTVEDLLNTLELADLDLDVGINESGTGLAISSRLSGAGFSIGENGGQNATNLGIRTTLSSTLLEDFNFGQGVPVDDGIPLEIQRRDGTTSSIDLAGARTVQDVLDALNAEPNLTATLNAVGNGITIDDTSIGGNPLTIENTPLAEALGVVGTEATGPGTPLVGTDTNQREVQGSLTILSKLETALLNGDDQELQRLNEMLDGELRRVNLARGAVGSRLKVLDEVGNRLADQEVQIRETLSKEYEVDIAEVITNIAQLQTYMQASYQISASTLQLNLFSYI from the coding sequence ATGAGCCTTGGTCCGATACTATCCGGCAGAATTCCCAACGGAATGGTTGCCTCCCGGCTCAACTCTAATATCCAAGAACAAACGCGCATGCTGGCGCAACTGCAAGAGCAGATCTCCAGCGGAGTGCGGTTTCAATTTGCCAGCGAAAGCCCTGCCGCGGCAGTGCGGACGATTACGCTGCAAAAGACCTTGGAGTTGCAGGCGCAAAACCAAACCAACGTGCAAACGTCGTCGTCATTGTTGTCGGCCAGTGATCAGGGCTTGGTCACCGTGTCCGACGCGCTCAATCAGGCCAAAGGGTTGATCGTTGCCGGCATCGGTGATTCCAGCACGCAAAGCGAACGAGATGCCATGGCGTTGGAAGCGGCCAGCTTGAAAACGCAAGTGCTCAACGCCGCCAACACACAATTCCGCGGGCGTTTCCTGTTTGGTGGAACCGCAACAGATTCGCCGCCGTTTACTTCGCAAGATACCTTCGTGCGTTACAACGGCGACCAGTTCAATATCAATTCCTATGCCGACAACAACCTGTTGATCGCCAATAACCTCGATGGGCATTCCGCACTGGGCGCCTTGACCGAACCAGTCGGCACGGATATCGATCCGGTGCTCACGCTCGATACGCGAATCAGCAACCTGCAGGGCGGGCAAGGGGCCAACCTGGGGGAACTGACGATCACCCTCGACAATACGCCGGAGACTGTGACTGTCGATTTGAGCTCGGCTAAGACCATCCAAGACGTACAGGCGATTCTCGAAAATGCTTTCGCCGGACAACCCACGACACTGACGGTCGCAATCAATGCCTCACAAGATGGGCTAGAATTGACGCCCTCAGCGGGAAACATTGAAGTGACCGAAGTGGGTGGCGGCACGACGGCCGCGCATTTAGGGATTGTGAGTGGCCCTGCGGCTTCAGTCACCGGTGGCGATCTCGATCCGGCAATTACATTGGGTACGAATCTGGCCGATCTCAACGGAGGGGCCGGCATTGGCGCTACCGCTGGCAACGGGCTGTTGATTACCAACGGTTACAAAACTCAAGTCGTCGATATTTCGGCAGCTGTGACCGTCGAGGACTTGTTGAATACGTTGGAGTTGGCCGATTTGGATCTCGATGTGGGCATCAATGAGTCGGGGACCGGCTTGGCGATTTCCAGCCGACTGAGTGGTGCTGGGTTTTCGATCGGTGAGAACGGCGGCCAAAACGCAACAAACTTGGGCATTCGTACGACTCTGTCGAGCACATTATTAGAGGACTTCAACTTTGGGCAGGGCGTACCGGTCGATGACGGCATCCCCTTGGAGATCCAACGCCGTGACGGCACGACCTCCAGTATCGATCTGGCCGGTGCAAGAACCGTGCAGGACGTGTTGGATGCGCTCAATGCGGAGCCGAATCTCACCGCCACGCTGAACGCCGTCGGCAATGGAATTACGATCGATGATACTTCCATTGGCGGCAATCCGCTGACCATCGAAAATACACCGTTGGCCGAAGCGCTCGGTGTCGTTGGGACGGAAGCCACTGGACCCGGCACCCCGCTTGTGGGCACCGACACGAATCAGCGGGAAGTGCAGGGGAGTCTGACGATCCTCTCCAAATTGGAAACGGCATTACTCAATGGCGACGATCAGGAGTTGCAACGACTCAACGAAATGCTGGATGGAGAATTGCGGCGGGTGAATTTGGCCCGCGGTGCTGTCGGCTCGCGCTTGAAAGTGTTGGATGAGGTCGGCAACCGTCTCGCCGACCAAGAAGTACAAATTCGCGAAACATTGTCGAAAGAATACGAAGTCGACATCGCCGAAGTCATCACGAACATCGCACAGCTGCAGACTTACATGCAGGCCTCCTATCAAATCTCGGCCTCAACTTTGCAACTGAATCTGTTCTCGTACATCTAG
- a CDS encoding DUF1559 domain-containing protein, whose translation MLPKRVLPNRRNGFTLIELLVVIAIIAILISLLLPAVQQAREAARRTQCRNNLKQIGLALHNYLDVNRAFPPAFSLGSGPGGQWSLHARILPYVDGVNLYQTADLEQSYTAGQPPANVRVATYLCPSDINDKPRGSDYYPTSYGYNGGTYTVFTHSSDTEVIGPDTYILGGQLSDGSFGPNSNTKIRDFTDGTTNTLCFAEVKAFTPYIRDGLDGPATAPTDLSALTAGSFKADTGHTEWVDGRVHQTGFTTVFTPNAITPITDGTDSAESGDFTSCREGKTPCVGEPVRAAVTARSYHTGMVFTLLMDGSVRSVSENISLFTWRDLSTRAGGEIVGEF comes from the coding sequence ATGCTTCCAAAACGTGTTTTGCCAAATCGTCGCAACGGGTTTACTCTGATTGAGTTGCTGGTGGTGATTGCAATTATTGCCATTCTGATCTCTCTGTTGCTCCCCGCTGTGCAGCAGGCACGCGAAGCCGCACGGCGGACACAGTGTCGCAACAATCTCAAGCAAATTGGCTTGGCATTGCACAACTATCTTGACGTCAACCGGGCATTTCCTCCGGCATTCTCTCTCGGCAGCGGACCGGGTGGTCAGTGGTCGCTGCATGCCCGAATCCTGCCGTACGTCGACGGGGTGAACCTGTATCAGACCGCCGATTTGGAGCAGTCCTATACCGCAGGGCAGCCCCCTGCCAATGTCCGCGTCGCCACCTATCTGTGCCCCAGTGATATCAACGACAAGCCCCGGGGCAGCGATTATTACCCCACGTCGTATGGGTATAACGGCGGGACCTATACCGTTTTTACGCACAGCAGCGATACGGAGGTCATTGGCCCGGATACGTACATTTTGGGAGGGCAACTCAGCGACGGTTCGTTTGGGCCGAATAGCAACACCAAGATCCGAGATTTTACGGATGGCACGACCAACACGCTCTGCTTTGCGGAGGTGAAAGCGTTTACGCCTTATATTCGTGATGGATTGGACGGACCTGCCACCGCACCGACGGACTTGTCAGCACTCACCGCAGGCAGTTTTAAGGCCGACACAGGCCATACGGAGTGGGTCGATGGCCGCGTGCATCAAACCGGTTTTACCACAGTCTTCACGCCCAACGCGATCACTCCGATCACCGACGGCACGGATTCAGCTGAGAGCGGCGATTTTACTTCGTGTCGCGAAGGGAAGACTCCCTGTGTGGGTGAGCCCGTCCGCGCAGCCGTCACCGCTCGCAGTTATCACACCGGAATGGTCTTCACCTTGTTGATGGACGGTTCGGTACGATCGGTCAGCGAAAACATCAGCCTCTTCACATGGCGCGACCTCTCGACCCGTGCCGGTGGTGAAATCGTAGGTGAGTTTTAG
- a CDS encoding flagellar basal body L-ring protein FlgH translates to MRWIIGCLLVYGAFPLTAEAQTTPLAMLKRPYENEPVPLFGIQNRPPQILTRDHGKKLVESSWVLAPAPVPEEIKVHDVVLVLVDERAVQQQQRQFQRQKQGIYAVELADWIGLDKKGNMVNAATNQPAVEVEYENRLQARGNQNVSESLTYRIAASVTSIRPNGNLIIGARKSIITNHDAWVYHMTGELDPKHIDGKDTIKSEYIVNLQINKRSTGKVRDSVKRGWMIRFLDFASPF, encoded by the coding sequence ATGCGATGGATCATAGGATGTTTATTGGTGTACGGGGCGTTTCCGCTCACGGCGGAGGCGCAGACGACCCCCTTGGCGATGTTGAAGCGGCCCTATGAAAACGAGCCGGTGCCGTTGTTCGGCATCCAGAACCGGCCGCCGCAAATACTAACCCGCGACCACGGCAAAAAGTTAGTCGAGAGCTCATGGGTCTTGGCGCCGGCTCCGGTGCCTGAAGAGATCAAGGTTCACGATGTGGTTCTGGTTTTGGTTGACGAACGAGCGGTGCAACAACAACAGCGGCAATTTCAGCGTCAAAAGCAAGGCATCTATGCCGTGGAACTGGCCGACTGGATTGGCCTCGACAAAAAGGGAAACATGGTCAACGCGGCCACCAATCAACCGGCGGTCGAAGTCGAATACGAAAACCGACTGCAAGCACGCGGTAATCAAAATGTCTCAGAATCTTTAACGTACCGCATCGCTGCCAGTGTGACATCGATTCGGCCCAATGGAAATTTGATCATCGGAGCTCGCAAGTCCATCATTACCAACCATGATGCTTGGGTGTATCACATGACGGGCGAACTGGATCCCAAACACATCGATGGCAAAGACACAATTAAAAGCGAGTACATCGTCAATCTGCAAATTAACAAACGTTCTACCGGTAAAGTTCGTGACAGTGTCAAGCGGGGTTGGATGATACGCTTCCTCGATTTCGCCAGCCCGTTTTAA